The following are encoded together in the Schistocerca americana isolate TAMUIC-IGC-003095 chromosome 6, iqSchAmer2.1, whole genome shotgun sequence genome:
- the LOC124619682 gene encoding ornithine decarboxylase-like, with product MQLGKLDERIHVMDASSNVWSIIKDIAESGIQEEAFYVCDVGDIINKHKEWKIKMPRVQPYYAVKCNDSLTVIEVLAALGTCFDCASKAEIDRVLSVGVDPSHIIFANPAKPSSHIRHAAAVGVDLMTFDSDCELHKIKSLFPAAKLVLRIRYDAAVAQCQLGNKFGCDPESDAPRLMELAHSLGLDIVGISFHVGSGCDDPPVFYKAISAARRLFDLGSALGFSMSLLDLGGGYPGNKGAHLDKIAEVVNSALGDFFPEPDVHIMAEPGRYYVASAYTLATNVHSKRELINPNDGSITSVMYYVNDGLYGSFNCILYDHMKVTPVTLKAPGPKMRPCSVWGPTCDGLDQIVESTLLPELDIGDWLIFENMGAYTLPVASPFNGFPVPKVHTVIDAQGWLLLKDRLPMTEEHFVIGNIPANLHLGLSIDGKGNIDEWDEVHMPVSSSDDEVVDDHMSHSTVGSSIIYPLLQMGHVN from the exons ATGCAGCTGGGTAAACTTGATGAACGTATTCATGTTATGGATGCCAGTTCAAACGTCTGGAGCATCATAAAGGACATCGCAGAGTCAGGA ATTCAAGAGGAAGCATTCTATGTCTGTGACGTTGGTGACATCATAAACAAACACAAGGAATGGAAAATTAAAATGCCGAGGGTACAGCCTTATTATG CGGTGAAATGCAACGATAGCCTCACTGTGATTGAGGTGCTGGCTGCACTTGGAACTTGCTTCGATTGTGCTTCAAAG GCTGAAATTGACAGAGTTCTTTCCGTTGGTGTCGACCCAAGCCACATCATATTCGCAAACCCTGCAAAACCATCATCGCACATCCGCCATGCAGCGGCTGTAGGTGTTGATCTGATGACTTTTGACAGTGACTGTGAGCTCCACAAAATAAAGAGCCTATTTCCTGCTGCCAA GCTGGTGCTACGTATCCGGTATGACGCTGCCGTGGCTCAGTGCCAGCTTGGGAACAAGTTTGGATGTGACCCAGAATCAGATGCACCACGCCTGATGGAATTGGCTCACTCGTTGGGTCTAGACATTGTGGGCATCAGTTTCCACGTCGGCTCTGGCTGTGACGATCCACCAGTATTCTACAAAGCTATTTCTGCTGCTCGAAGACTTTTTGATCTGGGGTCAGCTCTTGGCTTCTCCATGAGTTTGCTTGATCTTGGTGGTGGCTATCCTGGCAACAAGGGTGCCCATTTAGACAAG attgcAGAGGTGGTGAACAGTGCTCTCGGAGACTTCTTTCCTGAGCCAGATGTTCACATAATGGCAGAACCAGGACGTTATTACGTTGCCTCAGCTTACACACTTGCTACAAATGTTCACTCCAAGAGAGAACTTATCAATCCAAATGATGGATCCATCACATCAGTCATGTACTACGTAAATGATGGGTTGTATGGCAGTTTTAATTGTATTCTGTATGACCATATGAAAGTGACTCCAGTTACTCTCAAA GCACCTGGACCTAAAATGCGTCCCTGTTCTGTCTGGGGACCAACTTGTGATGGCCTGGATCAAATAGTTGAGTCTACTTTGCTGCCAGAGCTGGACATAGGAGATTGGTTGATTTTTGAGAATATGGGTGCTTACACTTTGCCTGTGGCGTCCCCTTTCAACGGCTTCCCTGTTCCCAAAGTGCATACTGTGATTGATGCCCAAGGCTG GCTGCTGCTCAAAGACCGACTCCCCATGACAGAAGAACATTTTGTTATTGGAAACATACCAGCAAATCTACACCTGGGGCTATCGATAGATGGTAAAGGCAACATTGACGAGTGGGATGAAGTTCACATGCCTGTTTCATCTTCTGATGATGAGGTTGTGGATGATCACATGTCACATTCAACTGTGGGCTCCAGCATCATATATCCATTGCTTCAGATGGGACATGTTAATTAG